One window of Gemmatimonadaceae bacterium genomic DNA carries:
- a CDS encoding HAD family phosphatase, producing MSRPGAVILDCDGVLVDSEPIMNREFSAMLAELGLPYTPEENLRTYMGRSMKSCLEIIASQLGGPVPPDFIPGLEQRAYAAFARELQPVAGIEALLDRLDGTGTPYAVASSGSHDKMRTTLGITGLLPRLAGRITSATEVAHGKPSPDVFLLAAERLRVAPSRCVVIEDSLLGIEAALAAGMRVVGYAAMMRVEDMQAAGATFVVSRMAAVPALLALE from the coding sequence GTGAGCCGGCCCGGCGCCGTCATCCTCGACTGCGACGGCGTGCTGGTGGACAGCGAGCCGATCATGAACCGCGAGTTCTCCGCGATGCTGGCCGAGCTGGGGCTGCCGTACACCCCGGAGGAGAACCTGCGGACCTACATGGGTCGGTCCATGAAGAGCTGCCTCGAGATCATCGCGTCGCAGCTCGGCGGGCCGGTGCCGCCGGACTTCATCCCGGGGCTCGAGCAGCGCGCGTATGCCGCCTTCGCCCGTGAGCTGCAGCCCGTGGCCGGCATCGAGGCACTCCTCGACCGGCTGGACGGGACGGGCACACCGTATGCCGTGGCCAGCAGCGGGTCACACGACAAGATGCGCACGACCCTCGGCATCACCGGCCTGCTCCCGCGCCTCGCGGGCCGCATCACGAGCGCGACCGAGGTCGCACACGGCAAGCCAAGCCCCGACGTGTTCCTGCTGGCGGCGGAACGGCTCCGCGTTGCACCGTCGCGGTGTGTGGTGATCGAGGACTCGCTCCTCGGCATCGAGGCGGCGCTCGCCGCCGGCATGCGTGTGGTGGGCTATGCCGCGATGATGCGCGTCGAGGACATGCAGGCCGCCGGTGCGACGTTCGTGGTGTCGAGGATGGCGGCGGTGCCGGCCCTGCTCGCACTCGAATGA
- a CDS encoding amidohydrolase, which yields MRLPILACLSLAAGHLAAQVPTTPPLPAGVLRDLDTRIARVAPKVVSWRRDLHEHPELSYAEERTAGVVAAHLRSLGLEVRTNVGGTFSVVAVLRGGRPGPAVALRADMDGLPVTEQTGLPFASKVRTQYNGQTVGVMHACGHDAHTAILMGTAEVLAGMKATLPGSVTFLFQAAEESAPDGGAKPMIEAGALENPRVEAVYGLHTWPGPTGTVSTRSGGLMASGDNWRIVVHGRQAHGAQPWRSVDPIVIGAQIVSGLQTIVSRNIDLTAGPAVVTVGAFQAGVRENIIPDSAVMFGTFRTFNETARQRAAAQIRTIAEQYAAAGGATATVTISMGYATTSNDPRWFGRASTTLRNALGGTQVLESAPSMPAEDFSRFLEKVPGMFFFLGVTPKGRDPLSAPANHSPMYDVDEAAFPTGVKALSVLAIDALLNGVPPLGPLK from the coding sequence ATGCGTCTCCCGATCCTTGCCTGCCTGAGCCTCGCCGCCGGCCATCTCGCCGCCCAGGTTCCCACGACCCCGCCACTCCCGGCCGGCGTGCTCCGCGACCTCGACACCCGCATCGCCCGCGTCGCCCCCAAGGTCGTGAGCTGGCGGCGCGACCTGCACGAACATCCGGAGCTGAGCTACGCCGAGGAGCGCACGGCCGGCGTGGTCGCCGCGCACCTGAGGTCGCTTGGACTCGAGGTCCGCACCAACGTCGGCGGCACATTCAGCGTCGTCGCGGTGCTCCGCGGCGGCCGGCCGGGACCGGCGGTCGCGCTCCGTGCAGACATGGACGGACTGCCGGTCACCGAACAGACCGGCCTGCCGTTCGCCTCGAAGGTACGCACGCAGTACAACGGCCAGACCGTCGGGGTGATGCACGCCTGCGGTCATGACGCGCACACCGCCATCCTCATGGGCACCGCCGAGGTGCTGGCGGGCATGAAGGCAACACTGCCGGGCTCGGTCACCTTCCTCTTCCAAGCGGCGGAGGAAAGTGCCCCGGACGGCGGCGCGAAGCCGATGATCGAGGCCGGCGCCCTCGAGAACCCACGCGTCGAGGCGGTCTACGGCCTCCACACCTGGCCCGGGCCCACCGGCACGGTGTCCACCCGCAGCGGCGGCCTGATGGCCAGCGGCGACAACTGGCGCATCGTCGTCCACGGCAGGCAGGCACACGGCGCGCAGCCCTGGCGCAGCGTGGACCCGATCGTCATCGGGGCGCAGATCGTCTCGGGGCTGCAGACCATCGTGAGCCGGAACATCGACCTCACCGCCGGCCCGGCCGTCGTCACGGTCGGCGCGTTCCAGGCCGGCGTGCGCGAGAACATCATCCCCGACAGCGCAGTGATGTTCGGCACCTTCCGCACCTTCAACGAGACCGCCCGGCAGCGCGCCGCGGCCCAGATCCGGACGATCGCCGAGCAGTACGCCGCGGCCGGCGGTGCCACGGCCACGGTCACGATCTCCATGGGGTACGCCACGACCAGCAACGATCCGCGCTGGTTCGGCCGCGCCTCCACGACCCTCCGCAACGCATTGGGCGGCACGCAGGTGCTCGAGAGCGCCCCCTCGATGCCGGCCGAGGACTTCTCGCGCTTCCTCGAGAAGGTGCCGGGCATGTTCTTCTTCCTCGGCGTCACGCCGAAGGGACGCGATCCCCTCAGCGCACCGGCCAACCACTCGCCGATGTACGATGTCGACGAGGCCGCGTTCCCCACCGGCGTCAAGGCGCTCAGCGTGCTCGCGATCGATGCGCTGCTCAACGGGGTGCCGCCACTGGGCCCGCTCAAGTGA
- a CDS encoding prepilin-type N-terminal cleavage/methylation domain-containing protein, producing MRPGFTLPELLLVLCVSAILAGIAAPALIGMRDRITVRLAAADAARTLADARSVALTAARRTAVRIDSAAGTLTVIAGADTISTLRLESYGVELRTTRDSIAFGPTGIGWGAATATITLRRGSATTALAVSRIGRIRRA from the coding sequence ATGCGCCCAGGCTTCACCCTGCCGGAACTGCTGCTGGTGTTGTGTGTCTCCGCCATCCTCGCCGGCATCGCCGCACCTGCGCTGATCGGCATGCGCGACCGCATCACGGTGCGCCTGGCTGCCGCCGATGCGGCCCGCACCCTGGCGGACGCCCGCAGCGTCGCACTCACCGCCGCGCGGCGCACGGCAGTCCGCATCGACTCGGCCGCCGGCACGCTCACGGTGATCGCCGGCGCCGACACCATCAGCACGCTGCGACTCGAGAGCTACGGTGTGGAGCTGCGCACCACCCGCGACTCCATCGCCTTCGGCCCCACCGGCATCGGCTGGGGTGCCGCCACCGCCACGATCACCCTGCGTCGCGGCTCGGCCACCACGGCGCTCGCCGTCTCGCGCATCGGGCGGATCCGCCGGGCCTGA